A genomic region of Raphanus sativus cultivar WK10039 chromosome 6, ASM80110v3, whole genome shotgun sequence contains the following coding sequences:
- the LOC108829583 gene encoding abscisic acid receptor PYL6, with protein sequence MPTSLRFERSSTAAETANATINSYHHHHKQPQKVSLTRGMADVPDHVEIFHTHVVGPSQCFSVVVQDVDASASAVWSILSRFEHPQAYKHFVRSCHVAVGDGREVGSVREIRVVSGLPAAFSLERLEIMDDDRHVISFSVVGGDHRLQNYRSVTTVHECSSSDDGRKRARVVESYVVDVPAGNDKEETCSFADTIVRCNLQSLAKLAENLPKLS encoded by the coding sequence atgcCAACGTCGCTACGGTTCGAAAGATCTTCGACCGCCGCAGAAACAGCCAACGCCACCATCAACTCCTATCATCACCACCACAAACAGCCCCAGAAAGTGAGCCTCACGCGGGGGATGGCTGATGTGCCGGATCACGTGGAGATTTTCCACACCCACGTGGTTGGTCCCTCTCAGTGCTTCTCCGTCGTGGTGCAAGACGTGGACGCTTCGGCTTCCGCCGTATGGTCGATCCTCAGCCGATTTGAACACCCTCAAGCGTACAAACACTTCGTCAGGAGCTGTCACGTGGCTGTTGGAGACGGCCGAGAGGTTGGGTCGGTGAGAGAGATCCGAGTTGTCTCCGGTCTCCCAGCCGCGTTCAGCTTAGAGAGACTCGAGATCATGGACGACGATCGCCACGTCATCAGCTTCAGCGTTGTGGGTGGGGACCACAGGCTTCAGAACTACAGGTCGGTGACGACGGTGCACGAATGTTCGTCGTCGGATGACGGTAGAAAGAGGGCACGTGTTGTGGAGTCATACGTCGTTGACGTACCGGCAGGTAACGATAAGGAAGAGACTTGCAGCTTCGCAGATACTATCGTACGTTGCAACTTGCAATCGCTGGCTAAACTCGCCGAGAACCTACCTAAGTTATCATAG